Genomic segment of Lagopus muta isolate bLagMut1 chromosome 3, bLagMut1 primary, whole genome shotgun sequence:
GGAgtattttagttaaaaaaaaaacaacagaactttttgccaaaaaaaaatctgtcagtaaaaagattgcatttttctgcgtggagaaaaaaaaaagacacaagaaATATTCACTGCTTGGTTTTCATCAGCACGCTTTTTTTGGAAAAGCAGAcaaattttttctttgatgtgcTCACAGGTGCATTTTCCAGGTGTAGCCATtgttttttgacattttttaagCTGAAATTATGTGAATAACATTGCAAAATCATCCTGTGTTCTCCTCTCGTTGGCATGCTGTCACAGCACATCAAGAAATGAGCACTGCAGAGGGCTCTGTCCTGGGTTAGCCATAACAGGGGACAGCAAGAGATTCATCCCCTCTTGGGCTCTTTTCCACTTCATTAGGAGTGATCTTTATCCTCCAAAAAGACAGGAGGTTATCTGCACTTCACCTAGACGAAGGTGCAGGCAGTGGGCAGtgtgcttttcatttccatgtGTGAGGAGAGATCTTCTTCAATGAGTCTATCCTGTGTCCCCCTGCCAAGCTACAGCCCAGTGCATCCATTTGCTTACACAAACTTGCAAATATTGATCAGGTAGGAGCAACAGCTGATCCTTACCTCTGTAGGAGTGCTCAGTCAAGGAATTCAAAGGTGAAAAACTATATTACCAAAGTGCGTGTCCATCTAATTCTGCAGGAAGTACTTTTTAATATTACATGTATTCAGTCCAGAAAATTTAGAATTCCAGGGTATCACTGAGGCAAATAATTTTGACGAGGTAATTAAGGCGTACGTAGTTTTGAATGTGTCAAAAATTTTTATTGTGATcaaatgtttgaaagaaaatgggggggaggggggttggtTTGTCCTCTCATAGATGCAGAACACCTAATGCTGTGAAGAGGTTTGGGAGAAACTAACTgccaaatgtaaaaaaaaaaaaaaaagaaggaaagaaagaaagatagaCTTGCTGGTTTTCTCCTGTCCTAAGTTTCCCATGTCTCTTTTTTATAATACAACAAGACACTCCAGACATCACATTTCTGGGGATTACCTTTGTTGGGGTTGAAGCCTTTGGCCTCATTCTTTTCCTCACTGTTAGAGTGCTCATAAGCCCCTGGAAAGACACTGTCTGTCATGTCTTGTTGCTTAAATATTGTGATCGAGCCTGTGAATAATCTCAGACTGATCTGACATGCTCATAATAGCTTTTGTTCTACTCCTGCACCCATACATTTCCATTCCTTGAGGTCCCTCAGCATGGTCTGTTCCAGTATTTACACAGAATGTGGCAGTTGGACCAAAAGTGCTACAGGGAAATCAGACCaacaccttttatttttgtggatgGTAATAATTTAGAAAGTGAAAATGGCCCCTCTGTGGCAAATGATAATCTCCAGTCTTTTCTGGGCCCTTTTCCTCCCTAGCTTGAGGATTCTTTCACCCGCTGGTGAAAGTTGCAGTGAAGCAGCAGTTCCCCACTGAGTGACATTGCCATCTATGGCTTTTTCGGTTGTTCTTTGTGCAGCGTTGGCTGCGCTCGCACCAGATGCCAATCATACACCACCAGTGGATTTGCAAGATTATAGGACAGGAAAAAAGATGAAGGTTAAGCACAGGGCACAATAGAGATTACTTATGGTAATGAATTGTATAATTTTTCTAGACAGATCTGGATTAATGTTTATCCCAGGCAAGAGATTACTGTATGTCTGATTCTAGTTGTAAACAGACATTATTAAACAGAAGGTTCATGTTCATGAAATGCGACTATGGGTGTTAAAGCACTTATGATTTATTatgtgcaaagagaaaaattaaccTGTTCATCTGCTGTAGTACTAGATGCTCTGTGGAGTTTTGCATAATTTGGAAGGCATCTGctcctttgaaataaaaataatgagtgAAAGATTCTTCTCTCGTTTACACTGATCCAAtgccctgcactgcacaggagTTACAGTGATGTAACCAGCAAAAGAATAGACCTGAATACTTCTATAAGCAATAGCATTTCTACTAGAGATAAATGTTGGCAAGGTCTGTTTTCTTGTGaatctttatattttttcttgaagaattatagaaaaaaatacgtTAGTAGTCGGAGAGCTTCAGAAATAATGACCTTGTTTGAATTTCCCAAATAATTCGCTTTTGctaatggaaaataatatttagagAACTTtggcataaaaaataaatattttcattcatttttcacataATTAATGTTGCAgcccatttttcttcttttttatttaagcaCTGCAGAATAGGCACAACATTCACATTGCTTGTGCTGCTTCAGCTTCTTAACTAAATAATCATACCTGAATTAGTGACTGAATTTTTTTAAGTGAACTCAAATGTATCTCTTAAGGAAACTGTAAACAAACTCCAAAACTTCACTTCTTTGATTGAGTAGAATTACAACTTTATTATTTGCTAACAAGGAAatatcttttcaaataaaagcagaggtAAATTGCAGATATCTGTCTGTTCAGTTTATGTACACACCATATTTGTAGCCGGATGATTTCTTGCAGAACGCCATTTGGAGTCATCCATTTAGCAATGGTGGATAATACAGCAGTGCTGGTTTCCCTCCATTTGTTAGGTGATTTTCCTACTTCTAGATTTTACAGTGAGTGTGTTGCTGATGCTTTATTTGTAAAATTCAGTCATATGTCAGAAATCTGACCGTTAAGTTTTACAGACTTCAAATGGACTTCTcatgaaagaataaatatacatacaaatattttgtatgtgtgCAAAAATAAGCCAatatgcagggaaaaaaaaacaaaaaacaaacaaaaaaaaacaacctaaatGGAACATGGAATAAATATTATGAGATACTAAGTGTGTAAGGCGAATTAAGATATAAGTGGTTAAACTAGATATGAGTCCGTCATGCATAGGACTGTTAGGTCGTAAGTTCTCAGTGCTTGAATTAAAAAAGCTGCAATCTAAAATTGCCATCAAAACacttcatgtttcttttttttttcttttttaattcatatatATGTTACGtttgatgcaaaaaaaaataggcCGTGAGAAAgtggtaacttttttttaacatttttcaacATTTGTTGGTCTAACTACCACATTTCATAAAGGCTGTGAAGCGTGAGCTCTAAGTTAAAGTATGTGAGCAAATTTAATTGATGGGGAGAAGTTTGCGTAGACTTTGCTGGTGATTCAGACCAATCGCTGTGAAAGCATTGCATCACCCTAAAGCCTGTACAGAGTTTTGAGCACAGGTTTCAGGCAGCTCAGGTAAGGTGAGCAGTACTGCCTGAATGTGTGTGCATTGAAGCATGTCTAGGGGAGCAGGAAAACCTGCACCGTGCTGTGTCTTGGCGCACTATAAGTCATTAAGATGACCTCCGTCTCCCAAAGAGCAGCGAAGATGGGAATGAAGACACATTTCTGTGAGCAGCCTGCTATGGGTCGTAAGTTAAAGAGGTGCTGCATTTCCCTGTGAAGCACACGGAGCCCAGCCGCGGTGTTTAACGGCGCTAAGCTCATCGCTGCTGAGCTGAACGCGGCTGAAGCGAACGATGACCCTCACGTCTTGGTGATGGCAAAATGTCTCCCTGATGTGATCCCGCGGACTTGGGAGCATTAAGATAATTTCCCCCTGGATCTCTGAGCTGCGTCCTCTTTACCCGGCGGAAAGCTGGTGAAGAATACAGCTTTTGACCGACTGACAGAACGTGCAGTGGGAAATGAGATGCGTTAAATTAGAATATGACAAAAAGCCTATCTAAATATCTGTCACAGGGCTACGAACGGGGTGTCAcccaggaaaggaaagcagaccGCAGGTGGGACTGCATAGTCAGGGGGAAAAATTGGTAAATCATCCAGATTTGTTACAGGCTTTGAGGGGATAATTAAGGATATCGAGTGGGCTGCTACACTTCCAGGGCTGGTGATCCCTCTCATGTAATCTCAGATTAGTTCTTGTCTTGTCTACACCGAGCGCAGAATTAAGCAATACAAAGTTTGCTGCCCCAGTGTAGTAAATCATGGGGTTATGTGCCTGTGAGAGGATGCATAGCATGTTGGCTTATGCAAGACACGAAAGAGAAAGGGTGCACCTTTCCCACAATAAAGAAAccatcacaaaacaaacaacaaagcccCAACCCTCAGAACtccaagaaacaaacaaatgaaaaaaaaaaccagcagtgcAAATGTGCGGGATGTAAATTTTTCTGGTTGCTACAAGAATGTttgcaaaatgattttctgGAAAACCAACATCTGTAATTAGTAGCCAGTGAAACAGAAGGAGCTCAAGGCGTGCAGTGTGGTTTGGCTGcatctgttcatttttaacTGAATTTGTAACAACTTTTTGCAGTGCGAGTGCAAATCACGGGCTTGTAATTTGCTCCTTGGAAAGTTTTGattagaaaaatagaaaatgtaagTTCAACATATCACGTTTacgttttgttttatttctgtgtgagCAGTTCACGGGAGAATGTGACTATGATAGGGTTAATCCAGCTACACAAAAATCCATGCTGTGTATGATAGTAGTAAAGCTTGTGATCCCTTGATCTTTGATTAGATCCGAGCTAGTAAATATCTTGTTTAATCAGAATGAGTTGTTCTGCATGTAGTATAAGTCACCTTCACAGATGGGATGTAGCAACAGAGTTGTTCGTGAATATTTGTTTAAATCCTTTCCAGAGCAAGCATGCTTTATGTTTCTTTGTTGTAAATCAGATTGAAGCAAGTAAAGACCAGCACGGAGGAAAGGCATCTACTTGCAGTTAGGATTAGGACAGCGTTAACCTCTTTTCCTTTGCAAGGGAAAATGTAACTTAAAAGAGTCTTGAAAGGTATTTTAAGCTGTTCTGCAAACATAACCAACACAGCGTGACTGCTTGTTCAGGCTGGGTCACAAATACAGTTATCTAGAATTTCATCTTAAAATGTTCATGCAGGTTTCTAGCTTAGCAGACTATAAATATGCAGAGACTGTGATTTATTACGGTGAATGTTCAGCCTCTATTATTATTCTATATATTAAAGATACGTAGTTAGAACAGTAGCTGTTTTGTATGCTGGTAAACAGGAATTCTTAAAACCTTATCTGTAAAGctatttgttttgtgtgttaCGTCAGCGTCCTATTTACCTAAATCTGTCATAAATGCCTTCTGATACGCCTCTCTTTGACATgcaaaatattgaaaatgagAGGACTCCTCTCTCTGAGATTTTCGTCAATATGTAATTTTTCCGTGTTCATAACTTTGTGGTAATAACTGGAAAACCTGTAGTTAAACGTGTCTCAATTTCTCACTCTTATTTTTCATAATCACCGCACAGAGCCTTTTGTGCTCAGAGGTGTGATTAGACTTAACCTGCCGTCGTATCTGAAgagctttctgtacaaaatattaTACATTGAGGTCTGACTGTGATACATAAATAGATATAAAGATGAGTTGCCCTGTCGCCAAAGCTCACtcctgatgatttttttttttatgttttcaacAGGAAGACTGGAGAGCCCCCACTAATAAATGGATGGATTCCTTACCTGGGGAAGGCTCTGCTTTTTAGAAAAGATGCTTTCAAATTCTTACTGGATCAGCAAAAGAAACTTGGAGATATTTTCACTGTACATATTGCTGGTGAGAAATGTTTCAGTAATTCTCTTGGTTTTTCCATCAGTGATATTAAATAGCAATTCAGATGCTTACTTTAGAATCTTATGTAACTAAAAACATTCCTCTGTAGCACAGGACACAATATGTTAAATTCAAATGTATTATAATGTCATAAGTATCCACAGGATTTAATTATGAGTATGTGTATTTGTATGTAGCTGTAGGTATACATGCATATCAACGGAATTTGTAGTGTAATGTAGGAACACATCTAAATGTGTATTGCTTTTTTCCTAAGGAAGGCAAAACTAACATCATCTTgacactgcacagaaaaaatatcagattaaatttagaaaacactttagaaaaaaaagtgcaggaTATGTTCTCACACATTCTACAACTGGTTGACAGGAACACAAGGGAATGAATGACACATTGACTCAGTGATACAATCAGGACTAGAACACAGAAACTTCCCATTGCCAGTCTCTTACTCTGATCGTGCTTGCGGAAAATAACAATATAATAAAGTATGATACAaccttgctgctttctgtatttataGCTGTTTTACTACACTAGCTTGAATACAGACGTTTGAGTGATTTCACGTAGATGCTTAAAAGCATaaggaaagcacagaaggaaactggatttttgaatgaaaactaaatatataaatttagATATATACCTGTgtgtatacacatacacactttTTACTAAAATCAACTTAAAATCAACTAGTTTCCTTTGTTCAGGAAAAGATAAACTCTTACCTGACAGGGTCAGTAGAATGGAGCTTTTGCCCCTCCTGAAAGCTGAGATCCTTGTTCAAATGATCAGTTTTATAGTTGCATCAATTATTATTTCAGAGTCCTCTACCCCACTTTTAGCTAtccttgtatttttaaagagtttcaaagaaaaatgaaagtacaaagtttgctttgtaatttttttgATGGTGacattatttttagttttccatttaattattttgcaatacaatttttttccttcgaAAATCAAGTAATTTGCATGCAGTATGtttaattaatacatttttactCCCtcttattgtgttctttgtctTTTAGAAGGGCATTTTTACTGCTGTTAACTGtgcttttttattcatttgtgttgttttttttcctttggaaactgGTATGTTTAGATATTTCTGTATCTTGAAAATGAGTTCATCTACAAGACTAACTTTTTTGtgaaatattctcttttttattgttGATGTACATTCATACTACACACAGTAATGGCTTCTTATGAGtcaaaattaataattattgaAAGACTCTCAGTGCATTcacaaaaggaaatgcagtCACGCCTGAGAATCCGTAATgtgtttaattaaatatttttttatttttattgttttgtttaagaCTGTATTTAGAGATTTGTGTCTTTCAGCAATCTGTGAACATAATTTAGTTTAACTAATTTCTGTTGGCACAATAAACGGAATTCCTTTTCTACTAATCCCCCTGTGTTTAAGCATTCTGAGGAAACCTTCGTTGATGCAGGTTAAAGCAAATAGTGAGTTATGGATGTCATTTCAACCCTATACAGAGAagtctttgattctgtgaattgGTCGTATCAGAGATGCTATCTTGACTTCTTTCCAGTCTAAAAATACTGACCATCAGGACTTCACTAAGCAGAAACGGCCTGTCAGCCACAACTCAGAAGGGAAGACGAAGCCAGTTAGTAGCTCGTATCCTGTCTTGATGTTGAGATGTACAGGCTTTCTGTGCATCTCTTTGATTTGACAAAGATGATGTTTGTATGCTCAGCAAACATAACGCAGCCGGCTGTGTATGTGCTATCATTGCTTTACCCCCCTGGTGAGGGACTACAGGTCCTGTCAACAAATCCTATCAATATGTATTGTTCTAATTATTGGCTCTCAAAGTAGTTCATTTGGAAAATGTGGAACGATGCTTGGAGTTTCTGGCATTGCCCCGTACCGGTAATGCGATTTCGCTGATTGTACTTTCCCATGTGATGAGCAAATGATTGTCATACCTAAAAGTCGCAAGGGACATGGATGTCATcttaataaagaaattaaaaagcacatCTTTCTATGAGAAACAATGTAAATTCCTGACCTGTCGCAGAAAATAGTTCTCTAATTGGTTTTGTGTGGTGGTGCAGCAGAATCGTTTTCCCCAAACGTCATACCGGCGAAGCACTACTGTACATCATTGTCAGCAGTTCAGCAGAATCTTCCTAATAAGAGGACGATTACGTAAAAGCGATAgtcttcagaaaaggaaaagagaggaagagaaaagaaaagaagaaggaagggatgagAGAGAAAGCTCCCGAGTCTGTTGTTTTTAGATGGTAGTACTTCCTGGCTCAGCCTTTCTGCTTGCTAAGGATCAGCAGCGTAGGCAGACAGCTAGGTAAGAACTTAACGATCTTGAAGCAGTTTTGTCACAGTTTCCCGCTCTAAACTTTGTCTCCTTTTCCTGGTACGTTATTAGAAATGACAGTGGGCATTGCAACGCCATCTATGAGATTGTCTGACTCAAATCTTAATAAAGTAATCTGTCTTTCGGTGCTTTTGCTGAGCACATGTGGCCTTTTTTAATTCTGCTAATAAGTCATTCTTATCTTTTAAATCATGACACGCCTACAGTAACGTACcacatttttctgtcttagGCAAAAGGTAATTTCCATTCAGCTTACAAAGCTGAAGTCTGCTGCAAGCATTACTGAAATAACATCCATCATTATATGGCATATGAAACGCTTGTCTTTCATCATTAGCATTAAAAAGCTCCGGAATGCATTATTAGAGTAATTTCTTAACTATCATACAAATACTGGCTTCTGTGCTCAGATTTACCAAAGTTGacaattttcatatttttcacatCAATCTTCTATTTCTAGGAGAGTTTATAAACTAAATGGAGATAACCAGGCTATTTGCAGCACGGTTGTAATGCAAACTGAAGGATTGGACAAGGAGTATAAATTTTCTGTATCCATATTAAAATAACTCAGAGGGCTTTTTACAGAAACAAGTATACATCTATTACTTTGACTTGTTTCTATTGTACTAAATAAAATAGCTCCGTGACTTAAACTATTGGGATTTTCAGTGTGACATTTCTGTATGGACAAGTCTACTTGCTCTTTTATGCCAAAGGAATTTTTTATATTCTAACAAGGACAGGCTTTGTCCCTAGTGGTTTCTTTATAAACATGTTCAATATTTAAATCTTCCTAAATTGGAAAGCATGTGGCGTGCCTCCACTTTTGGCTGATCTGTCATTTACCTTTACCAGTACTCTGATGGAAAATCATGAGCATCAGTATTTTGGTACTGTTTTAGAAAAGACCACTGCAAGAGGTAGTTCTTGGCATTAGCTGCAGTGGAATGGTATTggaggggaggggcagctgcattttaaaatactgcagagaaaggagaatcTTGAGGAAGAACTTTGCATTTGTTGATATTTTACACCACCAGGGATGTTAAGTGGGAAGAGACCtcaactgcagaaaacaaaattatctgaaaagcaaaattcatGGCAGTATTGATGATACCTCAAAATAGTATATTGAGGTCAGAAAGTTTGGTTGTTTGCTGTTTAAAAGTCTGCCTAGGGTATGGGAGGTGTTGGGGCATGAGTTTGTAATTGTCATCAGTATCTCCAGAAGGCACTGGAGCAAACCTGTGgtgctgtgtctgtgtgcaggGCATGATATTAATGTCTGTAAGCACCCGTACTCTTGCAACAATAACTTTCTAACTGCAGTTAATTAGTCCTACATTTTAGTCTTTTTCTAACAAAGAGATCTAAAATTGGGAAATGGTTTTCAGTtgagagaggggagatttaggttggatgtcagggggaagttctttacagagagagtggtgaggtgctggaacaggctgtccagaaaggctgtagatgccccgtccctggaggtgttcaaggccaggttggatggggccctgggcagcctggtctggtattgaatgtggaagttggtggccctgcatgtggcaggggggttggagattcatgatccttgaggtcccttccaatcctggccattctgtgattctgtggatcCTCTGTGAGGTACATACACAATCTGCCTTTGTTATAGAGGGGTTCCACTATTCTGACTATAGAGACATTGCATAAATACAGTaacaaagtattttgttttgtgtgtttacATATATCACCAACTTGCAATGCTATGGTCTGGAGCCCAAGCTGATTCTACAAAATGAATTCTATTTTGGTATATACTTACTTTTTGCTACCAGGAACCTGatgagaataataaaaataaggatCTGTGCTATTCAGTTTGtcagagtttttcttttccaaagtatGTGCTAGTGTTGAGGgaattttgatttaaaattattGCTAAAATAGTTTGTTTGTCTGAAAACCCAtttgcagaaaattattttcttgcttaaaaATGATAAGAATTGATGTGTGTTTGCTAAGAGTCTGATTAAAGATCACAAAGAAACTCATATTTTGCATCAGAAATAAGCAGATGGTGGACAGATGgtttaaattaatattaattaaaaatcttaACTTAAATTGTTTACCCTGTAAACGCAAAGTTAGGAAGCCAGCTTTCATCTTTAGGGTTAATAACACTCCAAGtctatttattaaaaatcacTCCAATGGGCATTCTTTCCAAGCTTTGATCACAAAGATGGTGGCCTCAGTGAAGAGTGTGCAATTGTGAGAAAGATGGGGTGAGAGGAGTGcagggagagcagtgctgggactcTTCACAAAGGCTTGGGAATATCCTGctagagtaaaaaaaaattaaggggCTAAAAATTTGTAAGAGccttggaaaggaagaaatggtcAGGAAAATGACTGGGAATTGAGGATCTCTTCATCAGGCTGATTTCTTGCTCTTCAAAATTGATTTATATCTGTAGTTTGTTACATTACAGTAAAGCAAACTACATGAGTACTTCAAAAACCTTCACACATTGTTGAGAAGAAGGGGGTGAGATTCTGTTTCGATTTTTCCCTCGTGTTCCCTTTGTTTCACTGGGATTGCAGGGAGTGTAAATGGGATGAAAATTTCACCAGCTGGTTATTATTGCAAAGAAAGTCCAGAGTGCACCCATCTTTGCCACAGAGCAGGGTGTGTATGTGCAAGTCAGGATATGGAATAACTAAGATCATTCAAATATCACTACATGGTAACCATGGATACTTGTTGACATTTTTAGTGGTAGTGACTACTTTATCTCAGGACATCTGTCACAGAGCCAAATTTGGCCCTCAGTTAAGCATGTAGCATTCCCATTAAAATCAAAGGAGATTTGTCCCTCTAGTAAGACAGAATTAGACTGTAAGTATGATAAGCTTTGATGTTTTCTGGGTTTATAGCTAGGATATTTCACAGAGAATGTGTACATTTTAATGGGTACCTTTTTTCCCTAATGCACCTGTCCCTGCAAGTTAAGAATCTAGAGCTCTAAATTTAGACTTAACATGGGAATCACCCATAAAGAGTTAAGGCTTACTTGAGCTTTGGGAGTATTAGCATTTTGATTCATAATAGTTCACCAAAATGTTCTTCATTAGTTTACTTCAAACTTGGgggaaaatttagattttttttctggtatagGCAATTTCAAAAGTCATCGTACCATGGCAGTGCTGTACCTTACTATCCAAAGCTGGAGAATCTGCTGTAGAGCTCCTCAAGTGCATCAAGAAGGCCATAAAGTTTTCCATGCACTCTTACACAATGAATGATCGTGCCAGGTCAGTGCGTACCCCATAATGGCAAGCACTGTAAGAGTAAGATCCTCTTTTGTAAGCCAGGGCTTCAAAGTCAGATTCCGTTGTGGTCATTTTACTGATACTAAGCAACttcttagcaaaaaaaaattgagacaccatgaaaggaaaatacagatgtaGCTTTAAATGTTGGGGCTTTACAACATGCAATTAAAACTATTGCCAGCAGATTTTCAGTCTAGATGTCATCTCCTTGAAGAAAATCTGCCTAGGTAACAAGTTTTCCACTTGAGCCTCCCTCATAGACTTTCCTCTATGCAGATGAAATACGAAAATCTCTtagtgctattaaaaaaaaaaaaaaaaattacaatgcTGCTATGATCCCACATTACATTTCATAAATGTAATATCTGAGGTAGTCATACTGGGGTAGTAACTGATTTATTCCAAAGTGCCATAATTGCAGGTCACACCCTATTGTTTCCAAAACCAGTAGATCAGTCCACAATTGGAATGTGTTTTCGTGCTGATTTTAGAAGTGCTGTGAAAGTACATGCAGGTGAAATCCTTACAAGGAGAGTAAGTattgtgttttcttccaaaactaAATACAATATGTtatatcttccttttttttttttttcctttttttttttttttcttttttttttctttgcagatctCCTCACAGATCTTTTCTTTGGCAATTCTCTTGATGTTCTTCCAGATGTTGATGGTacttattttcagttattaCCTTTAAAAGCATCAGAGTACAAAGCCACgtgtctgttttttcttttcttctattcaGGCAGATATATTACCTTTATCATGGACCCGTTTCAATATGTTTACGTCATCCGAAATAGCAAACAACTTGAGTTCCACGAATTTGCTGATAAGATGGCTTCCAAAACTTTTGACTACCCAGCTTTGTCAAATGTAAAATTCCCCGATCTCAAGGAAAACCTGCACAGAATCTACCAGTATCTACAAGGCAAGcctttggaaataatttctgacCACATGATGAAAAATCTCCAGGATATATTTGAATGGAAATGCTCACAAGCAACAGAttgggaaacagaaaaaatgtacaAATTCTGCTGCTCTGTAATGTTTGAAGCCAGTTTTGTAACACTATATGGAAGAGTTCCTGCTGCAGATGGCCGCAAAGTTATTAGTGAAATCAGAGACAAATTTATCAAGTTTGATGCCAGCTTTCCCTATTTAGCTGCAAACATACCAATTGAGTTGCTAGGAGCTACCAAGAAGGTTCGGAAGGAGCTTATACAtcattttttacttcagaaCATGACAAAATGGCTGGGAGGGTCAAAAGTGGTCCAAGCCAGACAAGATATATTTGAGAAATATGAGCTGCTTGGAGATTATGACAAAGCAGGTAGGAAACTTATGAATGATAGCttgtctaaaataaaataatttactatagacctttgaaataaaaaggcaaaatggc
This window contains:
- the LOC125690437 gene encoding cytochrome P450 7B1 isoform X2 is translated as MECNGKTGEPPLINGWIPYLGKALLFRKDAFKFLLDQQKKLGDIFTVHIAGRYITFIMDPFQYVYVIRNSKQLEFHEFADKMASKTFDYPALSNVKFPDLKENLHRIYQYLQGKPLEIISDHMMKNLQDIFEWKCSQATDWETEKMYKFCCSVMFEASFVTLYGRVPAADGRKVISEIRDKFIKFDASFPYLAANIPIELLGATKKVRKELIHHFLLQNMTKWLGGSKVVQARQDIFEKYELLGDYDKAAHHFAFLWASVGNTIPATFWAMYYLLRHPEALAAVRDEIDHLLQSTGQKRGPTYNIHLTREQLDNLVYLESALNESLRMCSSSMNIRISQEDFVLKLEGDQEVSLRKGDWIALYPQILHMDPEVYEDPKEYKFDRYIENGKKKTTFYKAGRKLKYFLMPFGSGISMCPGRFLAMNEMKMFLFLLLAHFDVELGENKAVRLDNSRMGLGILLPDADIAFRYKLRSLRN